In a single window of the Thermofilum uzonense genome:
- a CDS encoding cobalamin B12-binding domain-containing protein: MSCDELLESLKGALAELDESRVDSLTTKALEQGCSPHEVVERGLRPGMQEVGFRFERGEYFLPELMISAEIFNAVMQRYILPVLTKEQSGEYKGRVVIGTVRGDIHDIGKNLVAVMLRIDGFEVIDLGVDVSPERFVEAVREYRPDIVGMSALLTTTMLEMRNVIEALRAAGLRDSVKVIVGGAPVTLEFAREIGADAYARDAVEAVTVCRELVKGKRKV, translated from the coding sequence GTGAGCTGCGATGAGCTCCTAGAATCTTTGAAGGGGGCTCTTGCAGAGCTAGACGAGTCGAGAGTGGACTCCCTCACCACAAAAGCTCTCGAGCAAGGCTGCAGTCCACACGAGGTCGTAGAGAGGGGGTTGAGGCCGGGGATGCAGGAGGTAGGGTTCAGGTTCGAGAGGGGCGAGTACTTCTTGCCCGAGCTGATGATATCAGCCGAGATATTCAACGCCGTCATGCAGCGGTATATTCTCCCTGTTCTAACGAAGGAGCAGAGTGGCGAGTACAAGGGGCGGGTCGTGATTGGGACGGTGAGGGGCGATATACATGACATCGGAAAGAACCTTGTAGCCGTGATGCTCCGTATAGACGGCTTCGAGGTTATAGACCTTGGAGTGGACGTGTCTCCGGAGCGTTTCGTCGAGGCTGTGAGAGAGTACAGGCCGGATATAGTCGGCATGAGCGCTCTCCTGACCACAACCATGCTTGAGATGAGGAACGTGATTGAGGCCCTGCGCGCGGCCGGGCTTCGGGACTCAGTGAAGGTTATCGTTGGGGGAGCACCTGTAACCCTAGAGTTCGCACGTGAGATCGGGGCGGACGCTTACGCTAGGGATGCCGTGGAAGCCGTCACCGTGTGTAGGGAGCTCGTGAAGGGTAAAAGGAAAGTGTAG
- a CDS encoding monomethylamine:corrinoid methyltransferase, whose translation MLTPLEVEARAKQGEYVEQKKFDLERVSRRVAELEKEYSITYDPACPVATDPGLGKAVFEAGFTLAADTGLYIVEESRVAKFTVEELREALTSAPCELLLGRGLDTRVLKSRLPGDTLRPFVFGGLAGTPVPEEYFYPSALSYAVEPLVDALDHGSIQEVSGVRVRAGAPSEAVAGVRELLSLRRALRDAGRPGMHLLAAESSVSSTASLAAIASGLLVTGDAHLLPVLNELKADYAQLTKAEVGLENGIIGAALVDPIVGGFARGPAGSAIVAVAETLLALAAYRAGYVLIHPTHIVKKATSAPECMWVQSAVGLANEHLRLPLVGDIWPAFGLGTHEYLYEIAANTIVASAYGLHLLGPVPANGTAPNGGGLEARFMAEVGHAIAEQGVKPASVCDLVKELLKRYEERLKSPDPGKPFWEAYNVKTGRPGREWLEMVYSVSRELREYGVSLPSLG comes from the coding sequence ATGTTGACGCCCCTTGAGGTGGAGGCTAGAGCCAAGCAGGGCGAGTATGTTGAGCAGAAGAAGTTCGACCTGGAACGCGTGTCTCGAAGAGTGGCCGAGCTCGAGAAAGAGTACAGCATAACCTATGACCCTGCCTGCCCTGTGGCTACGGATCCAGGTTTAGGCAAGGCGGTATTCGAGGCAGGCTTCACGCTTGCCGCGGACACAGGCCTCTACATCGTTGAGGAGAGCAGGGTTGCCAAGTTCACTGTCGAGGAGCTTCGAGAGGCGTTGACGAGCGCGCCGTGCGAACTCTTGTTGGGGAGGGGCTTGGACACTAGGGTTTTAAAGTCTAGGCTGCCGGGCGACACTCTTAGGCCATTCGTCTTCGGGGGACTTGCCGGCACACCGGTGCCAGAGGAGTACTTTTATCCCTCGGCACTCTCGTATGCTGTCGAGCCCCTCGTCGACGCTTTAGATCATGGGAGCATACAGGAGGTCTCAGGGGTACGTGTGAGGGCGGGTGCGCCTAGCGAGGCTGTCGCGGGTGTTAGGGAGCTTTTGTCTCTCAGGAGGGCTTTAAGGGATGCGGGAAGACCTGGGATGCATCTCCTGGCGGCTGAGAGCAGTGTTTCAAGCACTGCGAGCCTCGCCGCGATAGCATCGGGTCTACTAGTTACGGGTGATGCTCACCTGTTGCCCGTGCTCAACGAGCTGAAGGCCGATTACGCCCAGCTCACTAAGGCCGAGGTTGGACTGGAGAACGGGATCATAGGAGCCGCGCTAGTGGATCCTATAGTCGGTGGATTCGCGAGGGGGCCTGCTGGCTCAGCTATTGTAGCCGTGGCGGAGACCCTTCTCGCCCTGGCCGCTTACAGGGCTGGGTATGTTCTGATACACCCTACGCATATAGTTAAGAAGGCGACGTCTGCCCCTGAGTGTATGTGGGTTCAAAGCGCCGTAGGGCTGGCTAACGAGCACCTCAGGCTGCCCCTGGTAGGCGACATATGGCCTGCCTTCGGCCTGGGAACACATGAATACTTATACGAGATAGCCGCTAACACAATAGTCGCCTCTGCGTATGGGCTTCACCTGCTAGGCCCAGTACCCGCTAACGGCACGGCTCCTAACGGCGGCGGACTTGAGGCAAGGTTTATGGCTGAGGTTGGCCATGCTATTGCTGAGCAGGGGGTTAAGCCCGCGTCCGTGTGCGATCTTGTAAAGGAACTCCTTAAGAGGTACGAGGAGAGGCTTAAAAGCCCCGATCCAGGAAAACCGTTCTGGGAAGCCTATAACGTGAAAACTGGTAGGCCTGGACGAGAATGGCTTGAGATGGTCTACTCGGTCTCGCGTGAGCTCCGCGAGTACGGGGTCTCGCTACCAAGCCTGGGTTGA
- a CDS encoding CPBP family intramembrane glutamic endopeptidase: MDARREKLIDFVLLVPPWLLFLLPFQLLRARLIEAMVFVSLSLAVLVTLTGRASLHLKGKLWPLSSALGALVLYAIFLAGGVFAKATGMWDQVMAVYSVAGPSVVQLIGVPVIGLAEEAYWRGFVQRYFTEGLLGLPWWVSVAPYSLVHVVSGMPLLVLAAIPVGLVMGLICERNGVLASGISHAVWLYLVLYVFPVSSILSP; encoded by the coding sequence ATGGACGCTAGAAGAGAAAAACTCATAGACTTTGTGCTGCTTGTGCCCCCCTGGCTACTCTTTCTCCTACCCTTCCAACTTCTACGAGCACGCCTCATCGAGGCGATGGTCTTTGTATCACTATCTCTAGCAGTCCTGGTAACCCTGACCGGGAGGGCTAGCCTGCACTTGAAGGGTAAGCTTTGGCCTTTAAGCTCGGCTCTCGGAGCCCTGGTACTCTATGCTATATTCCTTGCGGGGGGAGTCTTCGCCAAGGCTACGGGTATGTGGGATCAGGTTATGGCGGTGTACTCCGTAGCTGGTCCCAGCGTGGTCCAGCTGATAGGCGTCCCCGTCATAGGCTTAGCGGAGGAGGCGTACTGGAGGGGCTTCGTTCAACGCTACTTTACGGAGGGGCTCCTAGGTCTTCCATGGTGGGTTTCCGTTGCCCCGTATTCTCTAGTCCATGTAGTCTCGGGAATGCCCTTACTCGTTCTAGCAGCGATTCCAGTGGGACTCGTAATGGGTCTTATCTGTGAGAGGAACGGGGTCCTAGCCTCAGGAATAAGCCACGCGGTCTGGCTCTATCTCGTCCTGTACGTCTTCCCCGTCAGCTCTATCCTAAGTCCTTAA
- a CDS encoding ABC transporter ATP-binding protein, with product MSTAILVEGLVKSYNRVPVLRGVSFSVRPGEVYGLLGPNGAGKTTTLKSLVGLVRPDDGRIELCGYNVATHRLQALSCTGYVPELTVGFDYLSVREFLEFVSSLRGLRWAEIEDYVERLVNLFELERYMDEFMGKLSRGTVQKALVISALMSRPKVLVMDEPTSGMDPESQRVFREEVSRLAREGAAVVLSSHLLYNVERLCTRVGILHKGVIITEGSIDEIRRKAATGENSTLEDVFLLLTRGEGY from the coding sequence ATGAGTACCGCTATACTAGTCGAGGGGCTTGTCAAGAGCTACAACAGGGTACCTGTACTTAGGGGGGTGAGCTTCTCGGTTAGGCCCGGCGAGGTCTACGGTCTTCTAGGTCCAAACGGCGCTGGAAAGACTACAACCCTAAAGTCTCTAGTGGGGCTGGTTAGGCCTGATGATGGTAGGATAGAGCTATGCGGATATAACGTCGCTACGCATAGGCTACAGGCGTTGTCTTGTACAGGCTATGTCCCAGAGCTAACCGTGGGGTTCGACTACCTCAGTGTGAGGGAGTTTTTGGAGTTCGTCTCCTCTCTCAGAGGGCTCAGGTGGGCTGAGATCGAGGACTATGTTGAGAGACTCGTAAACCTCTTCGAACTTGAGAGATACATGGACGAGTTTATGGGGAAGCTTTCCCGCGGGACGGTACAGAAGGCGTTAGTCATTAGCGCTTTGATGAGTAGGCCCAAAGTCCTCGTGATGGACGAGCCGACGTCAGGGATGGATCCCGAGAGTCAGAGGGTATTCCGAGAGGAGGTTTCCAGGCTTGCGCGTGAGGGTGCAGCGGTTGTACTTTCAAGCCACCTGCTCTACAACGTAGAGAGGCTATGTACACGCGTGGGAATACTTCACAAGGGCGTTATAATAACAGAGGGGAGCATTGACGAGATACGAAGAAAAGCAGCCACGGGCGAGAACTCGACACTCGAGGACGTCTTCCTCTTACTCACAAGGGGTGAGGGGTACTGA
- a CDS encoding CBS domain-containing protein has protein sequence MNVKSLTSREPIVVEIGTPLRVAAQIMVKEKIGFLPIVSPSDHRRVLGVISERDFVRAFAQHRGLDDLNVEDVGTMEGLVKIREDEEVSKAAQLMLEHNVRHLIVVDKNDKLVGVVSLRDIVKIEEILEHRSKS, from the coding sequence ATGAATGTAAAATCGCTCACATCTAGGGAGCCTATAGTGGTTGAGATCGGGACACCTCTACGCGTAGCTGCTCAGATAATGGTTAAGGAGAAGATCGGCTTTCTACCGATAGTTTCACCCAGCGACCACCGTAGGGTTTTGGGCGTAATCTCCGAGAGAGACTTCGTAAGGGCGTTTGCCCAACACAGGGGTCTGGACGACTTAAACGTAGAGGATGTGGGAACAATGGAGGGACTAGTGAAGATTAGGGAAGACGAGGAAGTCTCTAAGGCGGCGCAGCTCATGCTTGAACATAACGTGCGCCACCTAATCGTCGTAGACAAAAATGACAAGCTGGTTGGCGTAGTGTCGCTTAGAGACATAGTCAAAATAGAGGAGATCCTAGAACACAGGTCGAAATCCTAG
- a CDS encoding stage II sporulation protein M, translated as MKRIFLVLTTLVFTAGFIGGCLLPFYSHDTAEHLVNLIGGAIRERLGVVLRPSIQLSLAIFLNNLKVVLLTLAFGFTIIGPLLVAAGNGAILGLVASYSVLKGYSPLVVAASILPHGVLELGAVLYVIGFSIELGWNFWRSALKGSLGEYKGLLRAAPRRLALAVLAIFVAALIEGLVTPVVVAWVRGF; from the coding sequence ATGAAAAGGATCTTCCTAGTACTGACTACTCTAGTGTTCACGGCAGGCTTTATAGGTGGGTGTTTACTGCCGTTCTATTCCCATGATACGGCCGAACACCTTGTTAACCTGATCGGAGGAGCTATCAGGGAGCGTCTTGGAGTCGTGTTGAGGCCAAGCATTCAACTAAGCCTCGCTATCTTCCTTAATAATCTGAAGGTAGTCTTGCTGACATTGGCGTTCGGGTTCACCATAATAGGTCCCCTCCTCGTGGCCGCGGGTAATGGAGCTATACTTGGACTTGTGGCCTCGTATTCTGTACTCAAGGGCTACTCGCCACTCGTCGTTGCCGCATCTATACTGCCCCACGGAGTGCTGGAGCTTGGAGCTGTTTTATACGTTATAGGGTTCTCCATCGAGCTAGGCTGGAATTTCTGGCGCTCGGCCTTGAAGGGGTCACTTGGAGAATATAAGGGGCTTCTGCGTGCCGCGCCGAGGAGGCTTGCTCTCGCAGTTCTCGCAATCTTCGTGGCAGCCCTGATTGAGGGCCTTGTAACTCCCGTGGTAGTAGCATGGGTTCGAGGCTTTTAG
- a CDS encoding protoporphyrinogen/coproporphyrinogen oxidase codes for MTILKSDIAVLGCGWTGILLSLMLKERYPKASVVCLDASRHPGGLLRTETIDGYTFDIGGSHIIFSRDSDALNQLLGFLDGNTVSHERKSFILYRGVKVPYPFENGLFALPPDIRAELLVGFVEKLLKNNSSPPKPKNLREWAYGFFGEPIAEEYLIPYNEKIWKRRAEEIDSDWLYTPGRLPWPDWRDVVRSGAGVPTTGYREQATFYYPREGGIQSLYEAVYQRASRLGVQVLKGVKVESLERREHWRINGTVEAGHVFSTIPLRELVLALNAPSDVRRACNRLDYNKVLVVGVAMKKPAPNEHWVYVPSRDLVFHRYAWISNYSPKNAPKGASALIAEVTLEPRASVNPEAVEEAVVDGLKEIGVLSESGAELVFAKSWLHEYGYPVYTLGHAEARRTVLEYLEGVGVKTVGRWGSWHYWNMDKVLIEVNRLVSSLPSSP; via the coding sequence ATGACAATCCTGAAGTCGGACATAGCGGTCCTAGGCTGCGGTTGGACAGGGATACTCCTATCCCTGATGCTTAAAGAGCGCTACCCGAAAGCCAGCGTCGTATGCCTCGACGCCTCAAGGCATCCCGGCGGTCTGCTGCGCACCGAGACGATTGACGGCTACACGTTCGACATTGGTGGCAGCCACATTATATTCTCCCGGGACAGTGATGCACTAAACCAGCTCCTAGGGTTTCTCGATGGGAACACTGTGAGCCACGAGAGGAAGAGCTTCATACTCTACCGTGGCGTCAAGGTACCCTATCCCTTCGAGAACGGGCTCTTTGCTCTGCCGCCTGACATCAGGGCAGAGCTACTCGTAGGCTTCGTGGAGAAGCTCCTAAAGAATAATAGCTCGCCTCCAAAGCCTAAAAACCTGCGAGAATGGGCCTACGGGTTCTTCGGGGAACCAATAGCCGAGGAATATCTTATACCCTACAACGAGAAGATATGGAAGAGGAGGGCAGAAGAGATAGACTCAGACTGGCTCTACACCCCCGGCAGGCTACCATGGCCCGACTGGAGGGACGTCGTACGCAGCGGCGCAGGCGTGCCGACAACAGGCTACAGGGAGCAAGCCACCTTCTACTACCCCCGAGAGGGCGGGATACAGAGCCTCTACGAGGCTGTTTATCAACGCGCCTCCAGGCTGGGGGTTCAGGTGTTAAAGGGAGTAAAAGTAGAGTCCCTTGAGAGGAGGGAGCACTGGAGGATTAACGGAACCGTAGAGGCTGGGCACGTCTTCTCAACCATCCCCTTGAGGGAGCTTGTCCTGGCACTGAACGCGCCCAGCGACGTAAGGCGCGCTTGCAACAGGCTAGATTACAACAAGGTACTTGTCGTGGGGGTTGCAATGAAGAAACCCGCCCCGAACGAGCACTGGGTGTATGTACCGTCCAGGGACCTGGTCTTCCACAGGTATGCTTGGATATCCAACTACAGCCCGAAAAACGCCCCTAAAGGGGCTTCCGCGTTGATCGCCGAGGTAACCCTCGAGCCCAGGGCCAGCGTAAACCCTGAAGCCGTCGAGGAGGCTGTCGTGGACGGACTAAAAGAGATAGGGGTGCTCAGCGAGTCTGGAGCCGAGCTGGTCTTTGCCAAGAGCTGGCTCCACGAATACGGCTACCCAGTGTATACGCTTGGCCACGCCGAGGCCCGTAGAACGGTGCTAGAGTATTTGGAGGGTGTTGGTGTCAAGACGGTGGGAAGATGGGGGTCCTGGCACTACTGGAACATGGACAAGGTTCTAATCGAGGTTAACAGGCTCGTCTCTTCTCTTCCAAGTTCTCCTTAA
- a CDS encoding ABC transporter permease, producing the protein MSKSGEFRSIALIVYRDLTRFWKYKFWLAGQIGMNLADILIYALVFTNMVNTQLIPDYFKFFTTGVIAIAAFASAFSIGREVGIEIRREYTHYLLGLPFTRWVLITGRILGGTLRGLIYQSSFILLAALLVGVPDLYGWLLIAVTSTALSASMSGLAIAISSSTKDFNLQATFRALTYYIFFFFSNVFYPRQVLAMRFPKPLAEAIGYMPVSIAADIYRWAFRYNLEIDIGQRFLLLMVWTTGMLIIASLIYLWNLTRG; encoded by the coding sequence GTGAGCAAATCGGGAGAGTTTAGGAGCATAGCCCTGATAGTCTACAGGGATCTCACAAGGTTCTGGAAGTACAAGTTCTGGCTTGCAGGGCAGATCGGCATGAACCTCGCAGACATACTAATCTATGCGCTCGTCTTCACCAACATGGTCAACACCCAGCTGATCCCAGACTACTTCAAGTTCTTCACGACTGGAGTCATAGCCATAGCGGCATTTGCATCCGCTTTCTCAATTGGGCGTGAGGTGGGAATAGAGATAAGGCGCGAGTACACCCATTACCTTTTAGGCCTCCCATTCACGCGTTGGGTCCTCATAACGGGGAGAATACTTGGAGGAACCCTTAGAGGTCTAATCTACCAGTCAAGCTTCATCCTCCTGGCCGCCTTGCTGGTAGGAGTCCCAGACCTCTATGGATGGCTTTTAATTGCCGTAACATCAACAGCTCTCTCCGCGTCGATGTCCGGACTCGCCATAGCAATATCATCCTCAACAAAGGACTTCAACCTCCAGGCTACCTTCAGGGCGCTCACCTATTACATCTTCTTCTTTTTCTCTAACGTTTTCTACCCCAGGCAAGTCCTGGCTATGCGCTTCCCAAAGCCGTTAGCCGAGGCCATCGGGTACATGCCCGTCTCAATCGCCGCGGACATCTACAGGTGGGCTTTCCGCTACAACCTGGAGATAGATATCGGCCAGAGGTTCCTCCTATTAATGGTTTGGACGACGGGAATGCTGATTATAGCATCCTTAATATACCTCTGGAACCTTACGAGAGGATAG
- a CDS encoding ABC transporter permease: MHMPALREDLRGLWLLVIWDLNRMKSRTLFVVMRVSWFALQVSLFGLALSAMVRFRAIAGTNLDYYHFYLFGIYTSMLFSISVSKAYDIAEEFEEGTIEYLLSLPFPRRVLALGRSIGGGVASFLFTLPMFAFIVYLLGSYDPVALTVSMISALAFSIGVVGFVLTVVLSLKSSDSTDIAFGLLDAILVRLSTVFYPALVLSKIAPYYYAALVNPLSHMSDLLRTIFFFEEFKAIAVANPDLMAAYVFGLAVGLSTLAVLVVEKAVEGGGWK; the protein is encoded by the coding sequence ATGCACATGCCCGCCCTACGAGAAGACCTGAGAGGGTTATGGCTTCTAGTCATCTGGGATCTCAACAGGATGAAAAGTAGAACTCTTTTCGTCGTCATGCGTGTATCATGGTTTGCCCTACAGGTCTCCCTATTCGGGCTAGCCCTGTCAGCGATGGTGAGGTTTAGAGCGATAGCGGGCACGAACCTTGACTACTACCACTTCTACCTCTTCGGCATATACACCTCCATGCTCTTCTCGATCAGCGTGTCTAAGGCATACGACATAGCAGAGGAGTTCGAGGAGGGTACTATAGAGTATCTTCTCTCACTGCCCTTCCCGAGAAGGGTGCTAGCCCTCGGCAGGTCTATTGGCGGAGGGGTAGCCTCCTTTCTGTTCACCCTGCCCATGTTTGCCTTCATAGTCTACCTGCTAGGCTCCTATGATCCCGTAGCCCTAACAGTCTCTATGATCAGCGCACTAGCCTTCTCGATAGGAGTGGTCGGGTTTGTCCTGACGGTAGTCTTAAGCTTGAAGTCCAGTGATTCTACAGACATAGCTTTCGGCCTCCTCGACGCAATCCTCGTACGTCTGAGCACGGTCTTCTACCCGGCTCTTGTGCTTTCAAAGATAGCACCATACTATTATGCGGCACTGGTAAACCCCTTGTCGCATATGTCGGATCTTCTGAGGACAATATTCTTCTTTGAGGAGTTCAAGGCAATAGCCGTAGCAAACCCAGACCTGATGGCAGCCTATGTGTTCGGCCTGGCTGTCGGGCTTTCCACACTCGCTGTCCTCGTAGTAGAGAAGGCTGTGGAGGGGGGTGGCTGGAAGTGA